The following coding sequences are from one Triticum dicoccoides isolate Atlit2015 ecotype Zavitan chromosome 4A, WEW_v2.0, whole genome shotgun sequence window:
- the LOC119288998 gene encoding ferroptosis suppressor protein 1-like: MLRCDGDRVVIVGGGIAGALLAKTLQNHADVVLIDPKEYFEIPWANVRAKVEPTVVERTVIPHADYLTDAKVVTAKAVGVDDSVVLTSIGRTVGYDFLVIATGRTCTRPQSRPERLEMFHRDKDRIAAASSVLIIGGGPIGVELAAEIIMDSPDKRVTLVHGGPRLLMVMSPRASAKALEWLRSKNVTVLLDQTIDVYLAGSGDGHEGQRDFTTSAGETVSADCHFVCTGRPVASGWLRGTFLGEYIGADGRLVVDEHLRVGRLKNVFAIGDITDVPEAKQGYLAQRHAMVVSRNLRLLLRSDGPEHKLHRYKASKAAITVTLGRRDAVSELPFMSLIGHIPGVVKPRDLYVSRTRRMMGIKSKNGES, from the exons ATGCTGCGGTGCGACGGCGACCGCGTCGTCATTGTCGGCGGTGGCATCGCCGGCGCCCTCCTCGCCAAGACGCTCCAAAACCACGCCGACGTGGTACTCATCGACCC GAAGGAGTACTTCGAGATCCCGTGGGCGAACGTGCGCGCCAAGGTGGAGCCGACGGTGGTGGAGCGCACCGTGATCCCGCACGCGGACTACCTCACCGACGCCAAGGTGGTGACGGCCAAGGCGGTCGGCGTCGATGACTCCGTTGTTCTCACCTCCATCGGTCGCACCGTCGGCTACGACTTCCTGGTCATCGCCACGGGCCGCACCTGCACCCGCCCCCAGAGCCGCCCCGAGCGACTCGAGATGTTCCACCGCGACAAGGACCGgatcgccgccgcgagctccgtgctCATCATCGGCGGCGGGCCCATCGGGGTCGAGCTCGCGGCGGAGATCATCATGGACAGCCCCGACAAGCGCGTCACCCTCGTCCACGGCGGGCCTCGGCTGCTCATGGTGATGAGCCCCCGCGCGTCGGCCAAGGCGCTCGAGTGGCTCCGGTCCAAGAACGTCACCGTGCTGCTGGACCAGACCATCGACGTCTATCTCGCCGGCAGCGGCGACGGTCACGAAGGACAGCGCGACTTCACGACGTCCGCCGGGGAGACGGTGTCCGCCGACTGCCACTTCGTGTGCACGGGCCGGCCCGTCGCGTCCGGGTGGCTGAGGGGCACGTTCCTCGGGGAATACATTGGCGCCGACGGCAGGCTGGTGGTGGACGAGCACCTGCGCGTGGGCAGGCTCAAGAACGTGTTCGCCATCGGCGACATCACCGACGTGCCGGAGGCGAAGCAGGGGTACCTGGCGCAGCGGCACGCCATGGTGGTGTCCCGGAACCTGCGTCTGCTGCTCAGGTCTGACGGCCCGGAGCATAAGCTGCACCGATACAAGGCCTCGAAGGCCGCCATCACCGTCACGCTCGGCCgccgcgacgcggtgtcggagctgCCGTTCATGTCGCTCATCGGCCACATCCCCGGCGTCGTCAAGCCACGGGACCTCTACGTGTCGCGGACGCGAAGGATGATGGGGATAAAAAGTAAGAACGGGGAATCCTGA